A region from the Anomaloglossus baeobatrachus isolate aAnoBae1 chromosome 11, aAnoBae1.hap1, whole genome shotgun sequence genome encodes:
- the LOC142256247 gene encoding uncharacterized protein LOC142256247: MSSSGSPPSGSQTEVAETSQEMLPEDDGRGGEIHGAGGQSASTSRAHDRAPPRPSQGRRRGGGGLSASQRAPDSDGEEAGFINIDLLIDEVREREPLWNMADRRHADSIVTRRLWDEVCHAAVEGWGELNSRGQKKQRDKLQKRWRSIRDRFKKELNQEMQAPSGSGGRRSKYRYFRALSFLRTTMVCRSTVCSTQEPASNPTGAIPEQSATGEHRHRPHPSEPSLPSTSVPSTCAGASRETSLPEAAGDEIAFPLPHPSDTAALSRTPLGSGRQRHRGQEKSYAPEFLHLNAAFQNAIQLLAEQNRSSFSFINANMEKNTHELCTRLDRLHLDASKSPNHCFFQAVLERMEKLSPDQQMHVMQATRQALAQVSSQPPPPTPPPAPAPPPAIVPTPPAAQYQPAAQYQPAAQYQPADQYQPAAQYQPAAQYQLPTTSAPTLPSHYHISPSTPIMTPTQATNSPATSSVSQSLHSTPQSLPNPIPSPGFPLGFSTTPSPSVTSPPPPPTPLSTLNTPTVRVFPPVSPSSTISTPSPRYTNL, from the exons atgtcgtcttctggtagcccgccctccggttcacaaactgag gtggccgaaacatcacaggagatgctgccagaagatgacggaaggggtggagaaatacacggagcgggcggtcagagt gcttcaacttctagggctcacgatagagctcccccaagaccgtcccagggtcgtcgtcgaggtggcggtggtcttagt gcatcacagcgtgctcccgattctgacggtgaggaggccggatttatcaacatcgacctcctcatcgatgaagttagagagagggagccgctgtggaacatggctgaccgccgccacgctgattcgatcgtaacccgtcgactctgggacgaggtatgccacgcagcggtagaaggttggggggagctcaattctcgtggccagaagaaacagc gtgacaaacttcagaagcggtggcggtctatcagggatcgcttcaaaaaggagttgaatcaagagatgcaggccccgagtggatccggaggacgcagatcgaagtaccgttactttagagcgttgtcgttcctccggacaactatggtgtgcagaag caccgtctgcagcactcaggagcctgcatcgaacccgacaggagcgatccctgaacagtccgccactggggaacacaggcacagaccccacccatctgaaccttcccttccatcgacatctgtcccatccacctgcgctggagcttcacgtgagacttcattacctgaagctgctggtgatgagatagcttttcccctaccccacccctctgacactgctgccctcagtagaacacctttgggttctgggcgtcagcgtcataggggtcaggaaaagagctatgcgcccgagttcttgcatctaaatgcagccttccagaacgccattcaattattagccgaacaaaatcgttcatcttttagcttcataaatgccaatatggaaaaaaatacacacgaattgtgcacgcgtctggacaggctgcatttagatgcaagtaaatcacccaatcattgtttttttcaagccgtactagagcgcatggaaaagctatctcctgaccagcagatgcatgtaatgcaagccacacggcaggctctggcgcaggtttcctcccaaccacctccacccacccctcctccagcacctgccccccctccagccattgtccctactccccctgctgcccagtaccagcctgctgcccagtaccagcctgctgcccagtaccagcctgctgaccagtaccagcctgcagcccagtaccagcctgcggcccagtaccagctcccaaccacatctgcccctacacttccttcccactaccacatctcgccttccacacccatcatgaccccaactcaagccactaattcacccgccacctcttctgtctcccaatccctccactccacccctcaatccttaccaaatcccatcccatctcctggtttccctcttggtttctcaaccacaccttcaccttctgttacttccccaccaccaccaccaacaccactttccaccctcaatactccaactgtgcgtgtgttcccacctgtcagcccctccagtactatctccaccccaagcccaagatataccaatttataa